One Myripristis murdjan chromosome 18, fMyrMur1.1, whole genome shotgun sequence DNA window includes the following coding sequences:
- the LOC115376730 gene encoding butyrophilin subfamily 2 member A2-like, translating to MISSILLLLLVLTSSVCGKFTVSVSQTFYQAVENSNIMMEWTFSPIIPLSKLDVYCAFWLSDHRTSKILYHLQGGVEHPKSQDEQFAGRARWDREDLRKGLVRLHLSRLSINDSGIYRCEVFTEGDGNGGFNECFLNVTAAKHLPAEPKEGEDGAAVNIGVVIGAVIGSLVVLVALLVAVVFAFRLRHSGEQVDPDPEESAGVEL from the exons ATGATCTCcagcatcctgctgctgctgctggtcctgacctcctctgtctgtg GAAAATTTACTGTGAGTGTGAGCCAGACTTTCTACCAGGCCGTGGAGAACAGTAACATCATGATGGAGTGGACCTTCTCACCCATCATACCCCTCAGCAAACTGGATGTCTATTGTGCTTTTTGGTTGTCCGATCACAGGACATCTAAGATTTTATATCATCTACAAGGCGGCGTTGAACACCCAAAGTCTCAAGATGAGCAGTTTGCAGGACGAGCTCGATGGGACAGGGAGGACCTGAGAAAAGGACTCGTCAGACTCCACCTGTCCAGACTCAGTATCAACGACTCCGGCATTTACCGGTGTGAAGTGTTCACTGAAGGTGATGGTAATGGAGGTTTCAATGAGTGCTTCCTCAATGTCACTG CTGCAAAACACCTGCCAGCAGAGCCAAAGGAGGGAGAAGATGGAGCGGCCGTCAACATCGGAGTTGTGATTGGAGCTGTGATCGGTTCTCTTGTAGTTCTTGTAGCTCTTCTTGTGGCAGTGGTATTCGCTTTCAGACTGCGTCACTCAGGAGAACAAG tagatccagatccagaggAATCTGCCGGTGTTGAGCTCTAG
- the LOC115376716 gene encoding uncharacterized protein LOC115376716, with product MISSILLLLVLTSSVCGKFTVNVNQTFYQAVENSSISMEWTFTPIIPLTKLDVYCAFWLSDHRTFKTLYHLQGGVEHPESQDEQFAGRARWDREDLGKGLARLHLSRLSINDSGIYRCEVFTEGDGNGGFNECFLNVTAAKHLPEEPKEGEDGAAVNIGAVIGAVIGSLVALVALLVAVVFTFRLRHSEAQDPDTQGSARVEFHRVPVACDSPAAP from the exons ATGATCTCcagcatcctgctgctgctggtcctgaCCTCCTCTGTCTGCG GAAAATTTACTGTGAATGTGAACCAGACTTTCTACCAGGCCgtggaaaacagcagcatcagcatgGAGTGGACCTTCACGCCCATCATACCCCTCACCAAACTGGATGTCTATTGTGCTTTTTGGTTGTCCGATCACAGGACTTTTAAGACTTTATATCATCTACAAGGTGGTGTTGAACACCCAGAGTCTCAAGACGAGCAGTTTGCAGGACGAGCTCGATGGGACAGGGAGGACCTGGGAAAAGGACTCGCCAGACTCCACCTGTCCAGACTCAGTATCAACGACTCTGGTATTTACCGGTGTGAAGTGTTCACTGAAGGTGATGGTAATGGAGGTTTCAATGAGTGCTTCCTCAACGTCACTG CTGCAAAACACCTGCCAGAAGAGCCAAAGGAGGGAGAAGATGGAGCGGCCGTCAACATCGGAGCTGTGATTGGAGCTGTGATCGGTTCTCTTGTAGCTCTTGTAGCTCTTCTTGTGGCAGTGGTGTTTACTTTTAGACTCCGTCACTCAGAAGCACAAG ATCCAGATACACAGGGATCTGCCCGTGTTGAGTTCCACCGAGTCCCTGTGGCATGTGACAGTCCTGCTGCTCCATGA